From a region of the Methanolinea sp. genome:
- a CDS encoding PAS domain S-box protein, whose translation MQREPELAPQILRILKFQPKGLTISDIAKKTGVSREKVSRQLDILEVSGKVELRLIGNAKVYYTARRVPLSAFLCFTKNLILVLDDHQRIIQVNDQCEKTLRRPKEELVGRTLEEAEIPVVSSPEALAVIGSLEREQIITNLRHGGDGKDLFFQMQVIPTTFDDGGKGCTLVLEDITEQKHYLRNMEFLARTAMELVDLAPDANIFNYIVNRILEIIPKGLVYVQSYDELLKEFSIRAIAGPEFHEGLIELLGRDPVGLVFPTATIFDAPYHETLESIFTTQEFVLRPGSGTKTASFYDICFRQIPGEICDAILDRFGIEKFYCIGLIWKNQLFGLVGIFVPQGEILEDRQIFESFIRQASIAIAQRMTADALLRSEQRFREVLDLLPGAMSIIDSEGCYTFLNRAFVDLFGYTLSDIPTGREWFGRAFPDPECRKEAVTAWKKDLLHAGTGQVRSRIYDVRCADGECKTILFQPVTLSDGNQYVVYREQAGI comes from the coding sequence ATGCAACGAGAGCCCGAGCTCGCACCGCAGATCCTCAGAATCCTTAAGTTCCAGCCCAAGGGATTGACCATCAGCGATATTGCAAAAAAGACCGGGGTGTCCCGGGAAAAGGTTTCACGGCAGCTCGATATCCTGGAGGTTTCCGGGAAGGTCGAACTGCGGTTGATCGGAAATGCCAAGGTCTACTATACCGCCCGGAGGGTCCCCCTCTCTGCTTTTCTCTGTTTCACGAAGAACCTGATCCTGGTGCTTGACGACCATCAGAGGATCATTCAGGTCAATGACCAGTGTGAAAAAACACTCCGGCGGCCAAAGGAAGAATTGGTGGGAAGAACGCTCGAAGAAGCTGAGATCCCCGTCGTATCTTCACCGGAAGCTCTCGCGGTCATTGGAAGTCTGGAGAGGGAACAGATCATCACCAATCTCCGGCACGGGGGTGACGGGAAGGATCTCTTCTTCCAGATGCAGGTGATCCCTACCACGTTCGATGACGGGGGAAAAGGATGTACCCTGGTGCTTGAGGACATTACCGAACAGAAGCACTATCTCCGGAATATGGAGTTCCTGGCAAGAACCGCGATGGAACTGGTTGATCTGGCACCCGATGCCAATATTTTCAATTACATTGTCAACCGAATCCTTGAGATCATACCGAAAGGCCTTGTATATGTCCAGTCCTATGACGAGCTGCTAAAAGAATTTTCTATCCGGGCCATTGCCGGTCCTGAATTTCACGAGGGCCTGATCGAGTTGCTGGGGAGGGATCCCGTTGGATTGGTTTTTCCAACAGCCACAATCTTCGATGCCCCCTATCATGAAACCCTCGAATCCATTTTCACGACGCAGGAATTTGTACTCCGTCCAGGTTCCGGAACGAAAACCGCCTCATTTTACGATATCTGCTTCCGGCAGATCCCAGGCGAGATCTGCGATGCAATCCTTGACCGGTTCGGTATCGAAAAATTCTATTGTATCGGGTTGATCTGGAAGAACCAGCTCTTCGGGCTTGTTGGAATTTTCGTGCCGCAGGGAGAGATCCTTGAAGACCGACAGATCTTCGAATCGTTCATCAGGCAGGCATCCATCGCCATTGCCCAGCGGATGACCGCGGATGCCCTCCTCAGGAGCGAACAACGCTTCCGCGAAGTGTTAGACCTCCTCCCCGGCGCAATGAGCATCATCGATTCTGAAGGCTGCTATACCTTCCTCAACCGGGCATTTGTCGATCTCTTTGGCTATACTCTTTCTGATATCCCCACCGGCCGCGAGTGGTTCGGAAGAGCATTTCCGGACCCGGAATGCCGGAAGGAAGCTGTCACCGCCTGGAAGAAAGACCTCCTGCATGCCGGGACAGGGCAGGTCAGGTCCCGCATTTATGATGTGCGGTGTGCAGACGGGGAATGTAAGACCATCCTCTTCCAGCCGGTCACCCTCAGTGACGGGAACCAGTATGTTGTTTATAGGGAGCAGGCAGGGATTTGA
- a CDS encoding Ku protein, which translates to MIEEEQESGPVPRRAFWTGSISIGLVNVPVRLMVMVREHTISFRLLHRKDGQPIRYQRVCTSEGKEVPWEDIVRGYEVREGEYIMIEKDELEAIRPESDRRIRIDRFINVLEVEPVFYDRTYLLVPDGPPEAYALLMEAFRKKGRAGIGRITLRTREYPALVREYRDALILTTLHYPDEVTDPAVVEELSSIPAPGKKELALAERIIDDLTGELDLAGYHDTYRERIEELIQKKMEGETVHVEKPKAAETRELVSALEETLARLKESR; encoded by the coding sequence ATGATTGAGGAAGAGCAGGAGTCCGGCCCGGTTCCGCGCCGGGCGTTCTGGACCGGGAGCATCAGTATCGGTCTCGTGAACGTGCCGGTCCGGTTGATGGTAATGGTCAGGGAGCATACCATCTCCTTCCGGCTGCTGCACCGGAAGGATGGCCAGCCGATCCGATACCAGCGGGTCTGTACCAGCGAGGGAAAGGAAGTTCCCTGGGAGGACATCGTCAGGGGATACGAGGTCCGGGAGGGAGAGTATATCATGATTGAGAAGGACGAGCTCGAAGCAATCAGGCCGGAATCTGACCGGCGAATCCGTATCGACCGGTTCATTAACGTGCTTGAAGTGGAACCGGTCTTCTATGACCGGACCTACCTTCTTGTCCCGGACGGGCCTCCCGAGGCCTATGCACTGCTCATGGAAGCGTTCCGGAAGAAGGGACGGGCCGGGATCGGCCGGATCACGCTCCGGACCCGCGAGTATCCTGCCCTTGTCCGGGAGTACCGGGACGCCCTGATCCTGACCACTCTCCACTATCCCGATGAGGTGACCGATCCCGCTGTGGTCGAGGAACTCTCTTCCATCCCGGCTCCGGGAAAAAAAGAGCTCGCCCTGGCCGAGCGTATCATCGATGACCTCACCGGGGAGCTCGACCTTGCCGGTTACCACGACACCTACCGGGAGCGGATCGAGGAACTGATCCAAAAGAAGATGGAGGGCGAGACGGTCCACGTCGAGAAACCAAAGGCCGCTGAGACCCGGGAGCTCGTGTCCGCGCTCGAAGAGACCCTTGCCCGGCTGAAGGAGTCGCGATAG
- the ligD gene encoding non-homologous end-joining DNA ligase, which yields MDTDLKVGGVTVTNLDRVLYPSSGVSKRDVIEYYIRAAPRMLPFFSGRPLVMQRFPEGVGQAGFYEKNAPAGTPGFVTLHRHYSRSAEREIRYVVCDRVETLIWMANLAALELNIVLARTDDPERPDIMLFDLDPEPPAGFTEAVETAQGLGEVLGELGLSSFVKTSGRKGLHVVIPLERVYRFEETRSFVHALGILLSRRLPGVVSELSGTHVAGTVFVDYLQNAAWKTMIGPYSLRATAEATVSMPLAWEELREGLVPEDFTIHTAISRTGDPWKGFFDRAERLPKVNHD from the coding sequence ATGGATACTGATCTGAAGGTAGGAGGAGTCACCGTCACCAATCTGGACCGGGTCCTCTACCCTTCTTCCGGGGTGTCCAAGAGGGATGTCATCGAGTACTATATCAGGGCCGCCCCCCGGATGCTTCCGTTCTTCTCTGGCCGGCCGCTGGTCATGCAACGGTTTCCCGAAGGAGTGGGGCAGGCGGGCTTTTACGAAAAGAATGCCCCTGCCGGTACACCCGGTTTTGTAACCCTGCATCGCCACTATTCCCGGTCGGCAGAGCGGGAGATCCGGTACGTGGTTTGCGACCGTGTTGAGACGTTGATCTGGATGGCGAACCTGGCAGCGCTGGAACTGAACATCGTGCTTGCACGAACCGACGACCCCGAGCGTCCGGACATCATGCTCTTCGATCTCGATCCCGAACCGCCGGCAGGATTCACCGAGGCGGTGGAGACGGCACAGGGGCTCGGTGAAGTTCTCGGAGAACTCGGGCTCTCTTCCTTTGTAAAAACCTCCGGAAGGAAAGGTCTACACGTGGTCATTCCCCTGGAACGAGTCTACCGGTTCGAGGAAACACGATCCTTCGTGCACGCTCTCGGCATCCTTCTCTCCCGGCGCCTCCCCGGGGTGGTATCGGAGCTTTCCGGGACCCACGTGGCCGGGACGGTCTTTGTGGATTACCTCCAGAATGCGGCCTGGAAGACCATGATCGGCCCGTACAGCCTGAGGGCTACCGCGGAGGCCACGGTATCGATGCCCCTTGCCTGGGAGGAGCTCCGGGAGGGGCTCGTGCCCGAAGACTTTACTATTCATACGGCGATTTCCAGAACAGGAGATCCATGGAAGGGGTTTTTCGACAGGGCAGAACGCCTGCCAAAGGTGAACCATGATTGA
- a CDS encoding ATP-dependent DNA ligase, producing MPLREYREKRDFSKTGEPEGSERQPGGTGKIFVVQEHQARQHHFDLRLERDGVLVSFAVPKGIPEKPGEKKLAVRTEDHPLEYADFEGTIPKGEYGAGTVTIWDRGLYEPLEWKDDKIEVVMKGDRLSGRYVLVRFKKAEEKDWLLLKAKDD from the coding sequence ATGCCGCTCAGGGAGTACCGGGAGAAGCGGGATTTTTCGAAGACCGGAGAGCCGGAAGGAAGTGAAAGACAACCAGGCGGTACCGGGAAGATCTTCGTCGTCCAGGAGCACCAGGCTAGGCAACACCACTTCGACCTCCGGCTGGAGCGGGACGGGGTACTGGTCTCTTTTGCGGTGCCAAAAGGTATCCCGGAGAAGCCTGGTGAGAAGAAGCTCGCCGTCCGGACCGAGGATCACCCCCTCGAGTATGCCGATTTCGAGGGAACCATTCCCAAAGGGGAGTACGGCGCAGGAACCGTGACCATATGGGACCGGGGGCTTTACGAACCGCTGGAATGGAAGGACGACAAGATCGAAGTGGTGATGAAGGGGGACCGGCTTTCCGGGCGCTATGTCCTGGTCCGGTTTAAAAAGGCGGAAGAGAAGGACTGGCTGCTCCTGAAAGCGAAGGATGATTAA
- the ilvN gene encoding acetolactate synthase small subunit → MKAHTLSVLVENKAGVLSRVTGLFSRRGFNIESLAVGVCEEPGMSRITIVCIGDDAQIEQVMKQLNKLIDVIKVSDITENERVERELALIKVSADPGTSRAEVMQVATIFRAQIIDVGSKTVTLSVTGDAEKIDALEKLLRQMASPSRKEMFRIKSICRC, encoded by the coding sequence ATGAAGGCCCACACCCTCAGCGTGCTCGTCGAGAATAAGGCCGGGGTCCTCTCCCGGGTGACAGGCCTGTTCTCCCGGCGGGGGTTCAACATCGAGAGCCTCGCCGTGGGAGTATGCGAGGAGCCGGGCATGAGCCGGATCACCATCGTCTGCATCGGGGATGATGCCCAGATCGAGCAGGTGATGAAGCAGCTCAACAAGCTAATCGACGTCATCAAGGTCTCGGACATCACCGAGAACGAGCGGGTGGAGCGGGAACTGGCCCTGATCAAGGTCTCGGCCGACCCGGGAACCAGCCGCGCCGAGGTCATGCAGGTTGCCACCATTTTCCGGGCCCAGATCATCGATGTGGGTTCAAAGACGGTGACCCTCTCGGTCACCGGTGATGCCGAGAAGATCGATGCCCTGGAAAAACTCCTGCGCCAGATGGCGTCGCCATCCAGAAAGGAAATGTTCAGGATAAAAAGCATATGCAGATGCTGA
- a CDS encoding PaaI family thioesterase translates to MTGNGAGPHDLGGRHERIESFNRSPFACLLGMEIIAAGPGWARVVMDPEGKGNPNLTIHGGAIFALADQAFGIAANMEDPPEVAVTASIMYLSPAAGRLEAVAERVGEDARHSLYHVRVFEGDRLVATFEGIGVKSSREPRTP, encoded by the coding sequence ATGACCGGAAACGGCGCCGGACCGCATGACCTGGGCGGGCGGCATGAACGGATCGAGTCCTTCAACCGTTCCCCCTTTGCCTGCCTGCTCGGCATGGAGATCATTGCGGCAGGCCCTGGATGGGCACGGGTGGTGATGGACCCCGAAGGTAAAGGGAACCCCAACCTGACAATCCATGGAGGAGCAATATTCGCACTGGCCGACCAGGCATTCGGGATCGCTGCCAACATGGAAGATCCTCCGGAAGTGGCGGTTACAGCCTCGATCATGTACCTTTCCCCTGCTGCCGGGAGACTTGAAGCGGTTGCTGAACGGGTGGGGGAGGATGCCCGCCATTCCCTCTACCATGTGAGAGTGTTCGAAGGTGACCGCCTGGTGGCAACATTCGAAGGCATCGGGGTAAAATCGTCACGGGAACCCCGGACTCCCTGA
- a CDS encoding glycosyltransferase — MISVVVPAYNEEHNIAACLESLERQTLPRDQYEVIVVDGGSKDRTREIAARYADLVFVQTSRKVGGARNDGALRAAGDIIATTDADCIIPPGWLEVIREGFERDRSVVQLYGPVDPVEKGIKNHLFLALANMFSRFGYYSGLFFYTLGCNSAFRKAAFIGAGMYACIDAGDDLEIARRMREQGRVKFENRMRVFFSMRRYEQFGTVRSLYEWMYIVAKGGESEKHSYSRKEYKK, encoded by the coding sequence ATGATCTCCGTGGTAGTCCCGGCATACAACGAGGAGCACAACATTGCCGCCTGCCTCGAATCGCTGGAGCGACAGACCCTCCCCCGCGACCAGTACGAGGTTATCGTGGTCGATGGAGGCTCAAAGGACAGGACGCGGGAAATTGCGGCACGGTATGCAGACCTGGTCTTTGTCCAGACGAGCAGGAAAGTCGGCGGCGCCCGGAACGATGGTGCTTTGAGGGCTGCGGGAGATATCATCGCCACCACGGATGCCGACTGCATTATCCCTCCCGGATGGCTCGAGGTCATCAGGGAAGGGTTCGAGCGCGACCGATCGGTGGTCCAGCTGTACGGTCCGGTCGACCCTGTCGAGAAAGGGATCAAGAACCATCTCTTTCTCGCCCTGGCCAACATGTTCTCACGCTTCGGCTATTATTCCGGTCTCTTCTTCTATACCCTTGGATGCAACAGCGCGTTTCGGAAAGCAGCCTTCATCGGGGCCGGGATGTATGCCTGCATCGACGCGGGAGACGATCTCGAGATAGCACGGCGGATGAGAGAACAGGGGCGGGTGAAGTTTGAGAACCGGATGCGGGTCTTTTTCTCCATGCGCCGCTACGAGCAGTTCGGGACCGTCAGGTCGCTCTACGAATGGATGTACATCGTAGCAAAGGGAGGAGAATCGGAAAAGCATTCTTACTCGAGGAAAGAGTATAAAAAATGA
- a CDS encoding FAD-dependent oxidoreductase translates to MSPMYSEVTTAILGGGLSGITLARILREQGGKVVVLEAEERIGGLCRSRSEAGFTFDTGGSHIIFSRDREVLEFMLSVLGENRDERVRNTKIFYKGRFVKYPFENGLSDLPREDCYYCLSEFIRTLIAAEKGELPPVVTFADWITTTFGKGIAECYLLPYNSKIWNFPPDRMSPHWVEGRVPRPPVDDIIKSAVGIETEGYTHQSVFSYPVRGGIEALVQALAGPVNDCITCGFEVKSLRKAGGGWEIGDGIRTVKADRVVCTMPLQNLFAALQGVPPEVQDAVDALRYNSVCSVYIGTRGDVPDISWLYIPDPGLGLMNRVSFPSNYSREVTPEGYGSILTEITYNDGDPVSRMSDREIVSHVVESLEKMDLVSAGDIVYTGLDRHRFAYVVYDLEYPDTIAMVRDYCRKIGIDLVGRFAQFEYLNMDACIRSVMEYTGWPG, encoded by the coding sequence ATGAGTCCGATGTATAGTGAAGTGACGACTGCAATCCTCGGGGGCGGTCTTTCCGGGATCACCCTCGCCCGGATCCTACGCGAGCAGGGCGGCAAGGTCGTCGTGCTGGAGGCCGAAGAGAGGATCGGCGGGCTCTGCCGCTCCCGCAGTGAAGCGGGATTCACCTTTGATACCGGCGGATCCCACATCATCTTCTCCCGCGACCGCGAGGTGCTGGAATTCATGCTCTCCGTGCTCGGAGAGAACCGGGACGAGCGGGTGCGCAACACGAAGATCTTTTATAAAGGCCGGTTCGTGAAGTACCCGTTTGAAAACGGCCTCTCCGATCTCCCCAGGGAGGACTGCTACTACTGCCTCTCGGAGTTCATCAGGACCCTGATTGCTGCCGAGAAAGGTGAACTCCCCCCGGTGGTGACCTTCGCAGACTGGATCACGACCACGTTCGGGAAGGGGATTGCCGAGTGCTACCTCCTTCCCTACAACAGCAAGATCTGGAACTTCCCTCCTGACCGGATGTCTCCCCACTGGGTCGAGGGACGGGTTCCGAGACCTCCGGTGGATGACATCATCAAATCCGCGGTCGGCATCGAGACCGAGGGCTACACCCACCAGTCAGTCTTCTCCTACCCGGTACGGGGAGGAATCGAAGCCCTTGTCCAGGCGCTTGCCGGGCCTGTGAATGATTGTATCACCTGTGGATTTGAAGTCAAAAGCCTCCGGAAGGCCGGAGGGGGCTGGGAGATCGGGGATGGGATTCGGACCGTGAAGGCAGACCGGGTGGTCTGCACCATGCCGCTCCAGAACCTGTTTGCCGCCCTCCAGGGTGTTCCGCCGGAGGTCCAGGACGCGGTGGATGCCCTCCGCTACAACTCGGTCTGCTCTGTGTACATCGGGACACGGGGGGATGTCCCGGATATCTCCTGGCTCTACATCCCTGACCCCGGCCTCGGCCTCATGAACCGGGTATCCTTTCCTTCCAACTACAGCAGGGAAGTAACGCCGGAAGGATATGGATCAATCCTTACCGAGATCACCTACAACGATGGCGACCCGGTCTCCCGCATGAGTGACCGGGAGATTGTCAGCCATGTCGTGGAATCGCTGGAAAAGATGGATCTCGTCTCGGCAGGGGATATCGTTTACACCGGCCTTGACCGGCACCGGTTCGCATACGTGGTATACGACCTGGAGTATCCCGATACCATTGCCATGGTGCGGGACTACTGCCGGAAGATTGGGATAGATCTCGTGGGGAGATTTGCCCAGTTTGAATACCTGAACATGGACGCCTGTATCCGGAGCGTCATGGAGTATACGGGGTGGCCGGGGTGA
- a CDS encoding glycosyltransferase family 4 protein, with product MKVRFYVEDMLFFKYIGCATVAKTLYREIASLEGVEVSWKGLPGRADLIHYHTFGPLAMLNRRMARGKTVLTAHSTPRVNLDNIALARFINKRYPKIYRKFDHIITISQPCTDEVTAMVPDIPVTCIPNGVNRTYFQRDNEKRAAFRERFGIPEDQEVVLSVAQLTPRKGLYDFLALARMLPEKTFVWVGGFPYGALSKDWTRIRRLKRRCGENVIYPGYVKEIVSPYSAADLFFMPSYAETFGLVIMEALSCSLPVIARDISEFHDIFGENILYFRSREDAASLIDDSGRLASCAAGARAFTEKFDIRDIAQRHLALYRELVDA from the coding sequence GTGAAGGTCAGATTTTACGTTGAGGACATGCTCTTTTTCAAGTACATCGGCTGCGCCACTGTGGCAAAGACCCTGTACCGGGAAATTGCGTCTTTGGAAGGAGTCGAGGTTTCCTGGAAGGGCCTGCCGGGCAGGGCCGATCTCATCCATTACCACACCTTCGGCCCCCTTGCAATGCTGAACCGGCGGATGGCACGGGGAAAAACAGTCCTGACCGCCCATTCGACACCGCGGGTCAACCTTGATAACATTGCACTGGCACGATTCATCAACAAACGATACCCGAAGATCTACCGGAAATTCGACCACATCATTACCATTTCCCAGCCGTGCACCGATGAAGTGACGGCCATGGTGCCAGATATTCCGGTGACCTGTATCCCGAACGGTGTCAACCGGACTTACTTCCAGAGGGATAATGAGAAGAGGGCTGCTTTCCGTGAACGGTTTGGCATTCCTGAAGACCAGGAAGTGGTTCTCTCGGTTGCCCAGCTTACGCCGCGAAAAGGACTCTATGACTTCCTTGCCCTGGCACGGATGTTACCGGAAAAGACCTTTGTATGGGTGGGAGGGTTCCCGTACGGGGCCCTTTCCAAGGACTGGACAAGGATCCGGCGGTTAAAACGACGGTGCGGCGAGAATGTCATCTATCCCGGGTACGTGAAAGAGATCGTCTCGCCCTACAGTGCTGCCGACCTGTTTTTCATGCCCTCCTACGCAGAGACATTCGGCCTGGTTATCATGGAAGCACTCTCGTGCAGCCTGCCGGTTATCGCCCGCGACATCTCCGAGTTCCACGATATATTCGGAGAAAACATCCTCTATTTCCGGTCGCGGGAAGATGCAGCCAGCCTGATCGATGACAGCGGCAGGCTCGCATCATGTGCTGCAGGTGCCCGGGCGTTCACTGAAAAGTTCGATATCAGGGATATCGCACAGCGCCACCTCGCTCTGTACAGGGAACTGGTGGACGCATGA
- the ilvB gene encoding biosynthetic-type acetolactate synthase large subunit has product MKTGARILVEGLQREGVETIFGYPGGVVLPIYDELYDSSLRHILVRHEQAAAHAADGFARASGRVGVCLATSGPGACNLVTGIATAYMDSVPMVALTGQVPTSLLGNDAFQESDITGITLPITKHNYLVKRTEDLGHVLREAFYIAGTGRKGPVLIDLPKDVSNKPIEYEFPESEPVMLRGYQPTIRGHAKQIDKALELIFEAERPLVYAGGGVISSDASEELISFVDTMGIPITTTLMGLGAVPCDHPLNLGMLGMHGTRSANFAVTESDLLIAIGARFDDRVTGKLDTFAPQAKIIHIDIDPAEIGKNKKVDVPIVGDTKSVLQDMLVKVRRKKEYDRWQARIRGWKEKHPLTYRRDGVLRPQLVVEKLSELLKGEGIIVSEVGQNQMWTAQYFCFRKPRTWITSGGLGTMGYGFPAAMGAHFARPDQVIFDIAGDGSFQMNIQELSTVATNNIPVKVAILNNRFLGMVRQWQELFHDRRYSFTELPPVDFVKVANAYGVEGMRVESADDVVPALTAAIDTDGPFILDFRVEREENVFPMVPAGAAINEMIGGNVE; this is encoded by the coding sequence ATGAAGACCGGAGCAAGAATCCTGGTTGAAGGGCTGCAGCGCGAAGGGGTTGAGACCATATTCGGGTACCCCGGTGGTGTAGTGTTGCCGATCTATGATGAACTCTACGACTCGTCATTGCGGCACATCCTTGTACGGCATGAACAGGCGGCCGCGCACGCTGCTGACGGGTTTGCCCGTGCCAGCGGCCGTGTCGGCGTATGCCTGGCCACGTCCGGACCGGGAGCCTGCAACCTCGTGACCGGGATTGCGACGGCTTATATGGACTCGGTCCCCATGGTGGCCCTCACCGGACAGGTCCCGACCAGCCTGCTCGGGAACGATGCATTCCAGGAATCGGACATCACCGGCATCACGCTCCCGATCACCAAGCATAACTACCTGGTGAAGCGCACCGAGGATCTCGGGCACGTGCTCCGGGAGGCCTTCTACATCGCGGGTACCGGGAGGAAGGGGCCGGTCCTGATCGATCTGCCGAAGGATGTCTCGAATAAGCCGATCGAATACGAATTCCCGGAGTCCGAACCGGTCATGCTCAGGGGTTACCAGCCGACCATCCGCGGACATGCCAAGCAGATCGACAAGGCGCTCGAACTGATCTTCGAGGCTGAGCGGCCCCTTGTCTATGCCGGGGGAGGGGTGATCTCTTCCGACGCATCGGAGGAATTGATATCCTTCGTCGATACGATGGGAATCCCCATCACCACCACCCTGATGGGACTCGGCGCGGTTCCCTGTGACCATCCCCTGAACCTCGGGATGCTCGGGATGCACGGGACCCGTTCGGCCAACTTCGCGGTGACCGAGTCCGACCTCCTGATCGCCATCGGTGCCCGGTTCGACGACCGCGTCACCGGGAAACTGGACACGTTTGCCCCCCAGGCAAAGATCATCCACATCGATATCGACCCGGCCGAGATCGGGAAGAACAAAAAAGTTGATGTCCCCATCGTGGGAGACACGAAGTCGGTCCTCCAGGACATGCTGGTAAAGGTCCGCAGGAAGAAGGAGTATGACCGGTGGCAGGCCAGAATCCGGGGATGGAAGGAGAAACACCCCCTCACCTACAGGAGAGATGGTGTGCTGCGTCCCCAGCTGGTGGTCGAGAAGCTCTCCGAGCTGCTCAAAGGCGAAGGGATCATCGTGAGCGAGGTCGGGCAGAACCAGATGTGGACCGCACAGTACTTCTGCTTCAGGAAACCACGGACCTGGATCACATCGGGCGGGCTCGGCACCATGGGCTACGGTTTCCCGGCCGCCATGGGAGCCCACTTCGCGCGTCCCGACCAGGTTATCTTCGATATCGCCGGCGATGGGTCCTTCCAGATGAACATCCAGGAACTCTCCACGGTGGCGACCAACAACATCCCGGTCAAGGTGGCCATCCTTAACAACCGGTTCCTGGGAATGGTCCGGCAGTGGCAGGAGCTCTTCCACGACCGCCGCTACTCATTCACCGAGCTCCCACCGGTCGACTTCGTGAAAGTCGCCAATGCCTATGGCGTGGAGGGGATGCGGGTGGAGTCCGCGGATGACGTTGTGCCGGCGCTCACGGCGGCGATCGATACCGATGGCCCGTTCATACTGGATTTCAGGGTGGAGCGGGAGGAGAACGTCTTCCCCATGGTCCCGGCCGGGGCGGCAATCAACGAGATGATCGGGGGTAACGTGGAATGA
- a CDS encoding flavodoxin (An electron-transfer protein; flavodoxin binds one FMN molecule, which serves as a redox-active prosthetic group), translating to MNILIIYKSYSKMNTEKVAKTMAEAMKATLKKVDEVGPEEIARYDLVGFGSGIYMGKYHKSLFKLLKKVPRLDKDVFLFHTAGGPDEKYDKRMEELLTGKGARIVGKFRCPGAAGLLGFTWANKGHPDVQDLENARAFAKRLVEGE from the coding sequence ATGAACATCCTCATCATCTACAAGTCCTACAGCAAGATGAACACCGAGAAGGTCGCAAAGACCATGGCCGAAGCCATGAAAGCGACGCTGAAGAAGGTCGATGAGGTCGGGCCGGAGGAGATTGCCCGGTATGACCTGGTCGGGTTCGGGTCGGGCATCTATATGGGCAAGTACCACAAGTCCCTGTTCAAACTTCTCAAAAAGGTCCCCCGCCTGGATAAAGACGTCTTCCTCTTCCATACCGCAGGAGGTCCGGACGAGAAGTACGATAAGCGCATGGAAGAACTGCTCACCGGCAAGGGTGCCCGGATCGTCGGCAAGTTCCGGTGTCCCGGCGCCGCCGGATTGTTAGGGTTCACCTGGGCAAACAAGGGTCATCCCGATGTGCAGGATCTGGAGAACGCCCGGGCGTTTGCGAAGCGGCTCGTGGAAGGGGAATAG
- a CDS encoding thiamine S protein — MTVTCRFVLLPGNEVVEYHGKAGDTYEKALLSLGIIPDTVLILRGKRSIPQDAEIKEECVEVLSTCSRG, encoded by the coding sequence ATGACGGTCACCTGCCGGTTTGTCCTCCTGCCCGGGAACGAGGTCGTGGAATACCACGGAAAGGCCGGGGATACCTATGAAAAAGCCCTGCTCTCACTCGGGATCATTCCCGATACCGTCCTAATCCTCCGTGGAAAGCGGAGCATCCCCCAGGATGCCGAGATAAAAGAGGAGTGTGTGGAGGTTCTGTCGACCTGCTCACGGGGTTAG